In Polaromonas sp. JS666, one genomic interval encodes:
- the frc gene encoding formyl-CoA transferase, whose amino-acid sequence MSNKPLNGIKIIDFTHVQAGPACTQLLAWFGADVIKVERPGSGDVTRSQLRDIPEADALYFTMLNSNKRGLTLDTKKAEGKEVLERLIKESDVMVENFGPGALDRMGFTWEYIQKLNPKMILASVKGFSEGHHYEDLKVYENVAQCAGGAASTTGWWKGENSEPTISAAALGDTNTGMHLAIGILTAIIGRQQTGKGQKVAVAMQDAVLNLCRVKMRDQQRLEKVGYLEEYPQYPHEMEAFADKVTPRGGNAGGGGQPGWILKCKGWETDPNAYIYFTVQGHAWEPICDALGKPEWKTDPAYNTPKGRQPHIMDIFATIEDFIKDKTKFEAVDIFRKFDIPCAPVLSMKELLRDESLRKSGSIVEVPHKVRGSYWTIGSPIKFSDLKPEVTASPLLGEHTDEVLAELGYSKDQIATMHANKAV is encoded by the coding sequence ATGTCAAACAAACCACTCAACGGCATAAAAATTATTGACTTCACCCACGTCCAGGCCGGTCCCGCGTGCACGCAGCTGCTGGCGTGGTTCGGTGCCGACGTCATCAAGGTCGAACGCCCGGGTTCCGGCGACGTCACCCGCAGCCAGCTGCGCGACATCCCCGAGGCTGATGCGCTGTACTTCACCATGCTCAACAGCAACAAGCGCGGTCTGACGCTGGACACCAAGAAGGCCGAAGGCAAGGAGGTGCTCGAGCGGCTGATCAAGGAATCCGACGTCATGGTCGAGAACTTCGGACCCGGCGCGCTGGACCGCATGGGCTTCACCTGGGAGTACATCCAGAAGCTCAACCCCAAGATGATCCTGGCTTCGGTCAAGGGCTTCAGCGAAGGCCACCACTACGAAGACCTCAAGGTCTACGAGAACGTGGCCCAGTGCGCCGGCGGCGCCGCCTCCACCACCGGCTGGTGGAAGGGCGAGAACTCCGAGCCCACGATTTCCGCTGCTGCCCTGGGTGACACCAACACCGGCATGCACCTGGCCATCGGCATCCTGACGGCAATCATCGGCCGCCAGCAGACCGGCAAGGGCCAGAAGGTGGCCGTGGCCATGCAGGACGCCGTGCTGAACCTGTGCCGCGTCAAGATGCGCGACCAGCAGCGCCTGGAGAAGGTGGGCTACCTCGAGGAATACCCGCAGTACCCGCACGAGATGGAAGCTTTCGCCGACAAGGTGACGCCGCGCGGCGGCAATGCCGGCGGCGGCGGCCAGCCGGGCTGGATCCTGAAGTGCAAGGGCTGGGAAACCGACCCCAACGCCTACATCTACTTCACGGTCCAGGGCCACGCCTGGGAGCCGATCTGCGACGCACTGGGCAAACCAGAGTGGAAGACCGATCCGGCCTACAACACGCCCAAGGGTCGCCAGCCGCACATCATGGACATCTTCGCCACCATCGAAGACTTCATCAAGGACAAGACCAAGTTCGAAGCGGTCGACATCTTCCGCAAGTTCGACATTCCTTGCGCCCCGGTGCTGTCCATGAAGGAACTGCTGCGCGACGAGTCGCTGCGCAAGAGCGGCTCCATCGTCGAAGTGCCGCACAAGGTGCGCGGCAGCTACTGGACCATCGGCAGCCCGATCAAGTTTTCCGACCTCAAGCCTGAAGTCACGGCGTCTCCCCTGCTGGGCGAGCACACCGACGAGGTGTTGGCCGAACTGGGCTATAGCAAGGACCAGATCGCAACAATGCACGCCAACAAGGCTGTCTAA
- a CDS encoding PAS domain-containing protein: MESGIDMKQLVEAIGDAIVASDAGGAIVLWNPAAERMFGFTESEALGQSLDLIIPQRQQQRHWDGYHKTMATGQTRYGNDVLRVPAMHKDGHAISIAFTVALLHSADGKVSAIVAAIRDETSRFAEERNLRKRLTELEIQHGTGVKGTSLAQ; this comes from the coding sequence ATGGAATCCGGAATTGATATGAAACAGCTCGTGGAGGCAATCGGCGATGCGATCGTGGCCTCCGACGCCGGTGGCGCCATCGTGCTGTGGAACCCTGCCGCCGAGCGCATGTTCGGCTTCACCGAAAGCGAGGCCCTGGGCCAGTCGCTGGACCTGATCATTCCGCAGCGCCAGCAACAGCGTCACTGGGATGGCTACCACAAAACCATGGCAACGGGGCAAACCCGGTACGGCAATGACGTGCTGCGGGTACCTGCCATGCACAAGGACGGGCATGCGATCTCCATTGCGTTTACGGTTGCCCTGCTTCACTCCGCGGACGGCAAGGTGTCGGCCATTGTTGCGGCCATCCGCGATGAAACCAGCCGCTTCGCCGAGGAGCGCAACCTGCGCAAACGCCTCACGGAACTTGAAATCCAGCACGGCACAGGTGTCAAAGGCACGTCGCTGGCGCAGTGA
- the frc gene encoding formyl-CoA transferase, with protein sequence MSKALDGVRILDFTHVQSGPTCTQLLAWFGADVIKVERAGEGDATRGQLRDIPGVDSLYFTMLNHNKRSITLDTKSAKGREVLDRLIKQCDVMVENFAPGALDRMGITWEHIQAINPRMIVASVKGFGPGPYEDCKVYENVAQCAGGSASTTGFDDGPPMVTGAQIGDSGTGLHLALGIVAALYQRNTTGRGQKVLAPMQDAVLNLCRVKLRDQQRLERTHTMHEYPQYPDGKFGEAVPRAGNASGGGQPGSILKCKGWETDPNAYIYFITQAAVWPAVCKVIGEEDWITDEAFETPAARLLHLKPIFARIEQWTMTKTKFEAMEILNKYDIPCGPILSMKEIAEEPALRETGTIVEVDHPTRGKYLTVGNPIKMSDSPTEVTRSPLLGEHTDEVLAQLGYGAGYIAELRAERVI encoded by the coding sequence ATGAGCAAAGCGTTAGACGGCGTTCGCATACTTGATTTCACCCACGTCCAGTCGGGCCCCACCTGCACCCAGTTACTGGCTTGGTTCGGCGCCGACGTGATCAAGGTGGAGCGCGCTGGCGAAGGCGATGCGACGCGCGGGCAGCTGCGTGACATCCCCGGAGTGGACAGCCTGTATTTCACCATGCTGAACCACAACAAGCGCTCGATTACCCTGGATACCAAGAGTGCCAAGGGCCGGGAAGTCCTGGACAGGCTCATCAAGCAGTGCGACGTGATGGTTGAAAACTTCGCCCCCGGTGCGCTGGACCGCATGGGCATCACCTGGGAACACATCCAGGCCATCAACCCCCGCATGATCGTGGCTTCGGTGAAAGGCTTCGGGCCAGGCCCCTACGAAGACTGCAAGGTCTACGAAAACGTCGCCCAGTGCGCCGGCGGCTCCGCCTCGACCACGGGCTTCGACGACGGCCCGCCCATGGTCACCGGCGCCCAGATCGGCGACAGCGGCACCGGTCTGCACCTGGCGCTGGGCATTGTCGCGGCCCTCTACCAGCGCAACACCACGGGCCGCGGCCAGAAGGTTCTGGCCCCGATGCAGGACGCCGTGCTGAACCTGTGCCGCGTCAAGCTGCGCGACCAGCAGCGCCTGGAGCGCACCCACACCATGCATGAATATCCGCAGTACCCGGATGGCAAATTCGGCGAAGCGGTGCCACGCGCGGGCAATGCTTCGGGTGGCGGCCAGCCCGGCTCGATCCTGAAGTGCAAGGGCTGGGAAACCGACCCCAACGCCTACATTTACTTCATCACGCAAGCGGCCGTGTGGCCCGCCGTGTGCAAGGTGATCGGCGAGGAAGACTGGATCACCGACGAGGCGTTCGAAACCCCCGCGGCGCGTCTGCTGCACCTCAAGCCGATCTTCGCGCGCATCGAGCAATGGACCATGACCAAGACCAAGTTCGAGGCCATGGAAATCCTCAACAAGTACGACATTCCCTGCGGACCGATTCTGTCGATGAAGGAGATCGCCGAGGAACCTGCCCTGCGCGAAACCGGCACCATCGTCGAAGTTGACCATCCCACGCGCGGCAAATACCTGACCGTGGGCAATCCGATCAAGATGTCGGACAGCCCCACCGAAGTGACGCGCTCTCCCCTGCTGGGCGAACACACCGACGAGGTTCTGGCGCAATTGGGTTATGGCGCAGGGTATATCGCGGAATTGCGCGCAGAACGGGTGATCTGA
- a CDS encoding NAD(P)H-dependent oxidoreductase subunit E, giving the protein MNHPIIPIAVVQAASKERKRQAPKGRRVEPSALADVQRLLGSESRQADLLIEHLHKIQDHFGHLSAAHLAALAQEMRLAQTEVYEVATFYHHFDVVKEGEAAPAPLTVRVCDGLSCEMAGARDLLDRLPALLGREVRVIAAPCIGRCEQAPAAVVGQNPVPNATAEAVVATVAARAVQHAPEGFFDFSSYRAAGGYALLAQCVSGDRDVESVLKTMEDSGLRGLGGAGFPAGRKWRIVRAEAGPRLMAVNIDEGEPGTFKDRVYLERDPHRFLEGMLIAAWAVGIEKIYIYLRDEYHGCRAMLETELDKLRLAPPMAGMPQIELRRGAGAYICGEESAMIESIEGKRGMPRLRPPYVAQVGLFGRPTLEHNFETLFWVREILEKGGAWFTSHGRNGRKGLRSFSVSGRVKSPGVKLAPAGITIQELIDEHCGGMQDGHTFYAYLPGGASGGILPATMNSIPLDFDTLQPYGCFIGSAAVIVLSDQDTATNAARNMMRFFHHESCGQCTPCRVGTAKAAHLMEKPKWDLALLADLSLVMRDASICGLGQAAPNPMDCVVKYFPHELA; this is encoded by the coding sequence ATGAACCATCCCATCATCCCTATTGCCGTCGTGCAAGCCGCTTCCAAAGAGCGAAAACGCCAGGCACCCAAGGGACGCCGCGTGGAGCCGAGCGCGCTGGCCGACGTGCAACGCCTGCTGGGCTCCGAGTCGCGTCAGGCCGATCTGCTCATAGAGCACCTGCACAAGATCCAGGATCACTTTGGCCACCTGTCGGCAGCCCACCTGGCGGCGCTGGCGCAAGAGATGCGCCTGGCGCAAACCGAGGTGTATGAGGTCGCAACTTTTTACCATCATTTCGACGTGGTCAAGGAAGGCGAAGCCGCGCCGGCGCCCCTCACCGTGCGTGTGTGCGATGGTCTGTCCTGCGAGATGGCGGGCGCACGTGATTTACTGGACCGGCTCCCGGCCCTACTGGGCCGCGAGGTACGCGTGATCGCGGCACCTTGCATCGGCCGCTGCGAGCAGGCGCCTGCCGCGGTGGTTGGCCAAAACCCCGTACCGAACGCCACCGCAGAGGCCGTCGTGGCCACCGTGGCAGCGAGGGCTGTACAGCACGCCCCCGAAGGCTTTTTCGACTTTTCCAGCTACCGGGCCGCCGGCGGTTATGCGCTGCTCGCGCAATGCGTCTCGGGAGACCGCGACGTCGAATCAGTCCTCAAGACCATGGAAGATTCGGGCCTGCGCGGCCTGGGTGGTGCCGGTTTTCCGGCCGGCCGCAAGTGGCGCATCGTCCGCGCCGAAGCCGGCCCGCGCCTGATGGCGGTCAACATCGACGAGGGCGAACCGGGTACCTTCAAGGACCGTGTCTACCTCGAACGCGACCCGCACCGCTTCCTTGAAGGCATGCTGATCGCCGCCTGGGCGGTGGGTATCGAGAAGATCTACATCTACCTGCGCGACGAATACCATGGCTGCCGCGCCATGCTCGAAACCGAGCTGGACAAACTCAGGCTGGCACCGCCGATGGCCGGCATGCCGCAAATCGAGTTGCGCCGTGGCGCCGGCGCCTACATCTGCGGCGAAGAGTCGGCCATGATCGAATCGATCGAAGGCAAGCGCGGCATGCCGCGGCTGCGCCCACCCTATGTGGCGCAAGTGGGCCTGTTCGGCCGCCCGACGCTGGAACACAACTTCGAGACCCTGTTCTGGGTCCGCGAGATCCTGGAAAAAGGCGGCGCCTGGTTTACCTCGCACGGCCGCAATGGGCGCAAGGGACTGCGCTCGTTCTCGGTCTCGGGTCGCGTGAAGAGCCCGGGGGTCAAACTGGCGCCGGCGGGCATCACCATCCAGGAACTGATCGACGAACACTGCGGCGGAATGCAGGACGGGCACACCTTCTACGCCTACCTGCCGGGCGGCGCCTCGGGCGGCATCCTGCCGGCCACCATGAACAGCATCCCGCTGGATTTCGACACACTGCAGCCCTACGGCTGCTTCATCGGGTCGGCCGCCGTGATCGTGCTGTCCGACCAGGACACCGCCACCAATGCGGCGCGCAACATGATGCGCTTCTTCCACCACGAGTCCTGCGGCCAGTGCACGCCCTGCCGCGTCGGCACGGCCAAGGCCGCGCACCTGATGGAAAAGCCCAAATGGGACCTCGCACTGCTGGCAGACCTGTCGCTGGTCATGCGCGACGCATCGATCTGCGGGCTGGGCCAAGCGGCGCCCAACCCGATGGACTGCGTCGTCAAATATTTTCCGCACGAGCTGGCCTGA
- the fdhF gene encoding formate dehydrogenase subunit alpha — MNAITRQELAELDVPLVSFSLNGREVTGRATETLLQVAKREGVEIPHLCYKEGMEAVGNCRSCMVEINGERVLAPSCCRAPTAGMKVVTDSERAVASQKMVLELLLSDMPEKAYTRNNEVDQWASKIGVGKPRFEARQQVRQDLSHPAIAVNLDACIQCTRCLRACRDEQVNDVIGLAFRGDQAKIVFDMDDAMGASTCVACGECVQACPTGALMPAREAALAVPDKQVASVCPYCGVGCQLTYNVKDDKILFVEGRDGPANHNRLCVKGRYGFDYAHHPQRLTKPLIRREGVPKTGDFTMDPDRVMDVFREASWEEALAFAGGKLAAIRDQYGKKSLAGFGSAKGSNEEAYLFQKLVRTGFGSNNVDHCTRLCHASSVVALLEGIGSGAVSNPVMDVTKADVVIIIGANPTVNHPVAATWIKNAVKNGTRLVMLDPRRSDLTRMAHRHLQFKPDTDVPMLNAMMNVIVTEGLVDEEFIASRTIGYEELRKNVEGYTPELMAPICGIDADTLRYVARLYATSKASMILWGMGVSQHVHGTDNARCLIALSLMTGQIGRPGTGLHPLRGQNNVQGASDAGLIPMMFPDYQHVSDPKVRATFEKAWDVPAGTLDDQPGLTVVEVMHAIKKGGIRGMYVQGENPAMSDPDANHAREALAALDHLVVQDIFLTETAYLADVILPASAFPEKDGSFTNTDRLVQMGRKAINPPGDARQDLWIIQEIAKRMGLDWHYNHVSEVFDEMRHTMPSIGGITWDRLDREHSVTYPCMKEGDPGESVVFVEDFPREGGRARFVPADIIPAAERPDTEYPMVLITGRQLEHWHTGSMTRRATVLDAIEPDPVALVHPLDLADLGGKPGDVVTIASRRGEVTLYARADESSPRGAVFVPFCYYEAAINKLTNAALDPFAKIPEFKYCAIKVSLGGTPPLQASYGGGQALENAIALASA, encoded by the coding sequence ATGAATGCAATTACCCGACAGGAACTCGCCGAACTCGACGTGCCGCTCGTGAGCTTCAGCCTCAACGGCCGTGAAGTGACCGGACGGGCCACCGAAACCCTGCTGCAGGTGGCCAAGCGCGAAGGCGTGGAGATTCCCCACCTTTGCTACAAGGAAGGCATGGAGGCGGTCGGCAACTGCCGCTCCTGCATGGTCGAAATCAACGGGGAACGGGTGCTGGCGCCCTCCTGCTGCCGCGCGCCTACGGCCGGCATGAAAGTCGTCACCGACAGCGAGCGCGCCGTGGCCTCGCAGAAAATGGTGCTTGAGCTGCTGCTGTCCGACATGCCCGAGAAGGCATACACCCGCAACAACGAGGTGGACCAGTGGGCCAGCAAAATCGGCGTCGGCAAGCCGCGCTTCGAGGCCCGCCAGCAGGTGCGCCAGGACCTGTCGCACCCGGCCATCGCCGTCAACCTCGACGCCTGCATCCAGTGCACGCGTTGCCTGCGCGCCTGCCGCGACGAACAGGTCAATGACGTGATCGGACTGGCATTCCGGGGCGACCAGGCCAAGATCGTTTTTGACATGGACGACGCCATGGGCGCCTCCACCTGCGTGGCCTGTGGCGAGTGCGTGCAGGCCTGCCCCACGGGCGCGCTGATGCCGGCCCGCGAGGCCGCGCTCGCGGTGCCCGACAAACAGGTGGCTTCTGTCTGCCCCTACTGCGGCGTCGGCTGCCAGCTGACCTACAACGTGAAAGACGACAAGATCCTGTTCGTCGAGGGCCGTGACGGCCCGGCCAACCACAACCGGCTGTGCGTCAAGGGCCGCTACGGCTTTGACTATGCCCACCACCCGCAGCGCCTGACCAAGCCGCTGATCCGCCGCGAAGGCGTGCCGAAAACCGGCGACTTCACCATGGACCCTGACCGCGTGATGGACGTGTTCCGCGAAGCCAGCTGGGAAGAAGCACTGGCCTTCGCCGGCGGCAAGCTTGCCGCCATTCGTGACCAGTACGGCAAGAAATCCCTGGCCGGCTTCGGCTCCGCCAAGGGCAGCAACGAAGAAGCCTACCTGTTCCAGAAGCTGGTGCGTACCGGTTTCGGCAGCAACAACGTCGACCATTGCACCCGCCTGTGCCACGCCTCATCCGTCGTGGCACTGCTCGAAGGCATAGGCTCTGGCGCCGTATCCAACCCCGTGATGGACGTCACCAAGGCCGATGTGGTGATCATCATCGGTGCCAACCCGACGGTGAACCACCCGGTGGCCGCGACCTGGATCAAGAACGCGGTGAAAAACGGCACCAGGCTGGTCATGCTCGATCCCCGCCGCTCGGACCTGACACGCATGGCGCACCGGCACCTGCAGTTCAAGCCCGATACCGACGTGCCGATGCTCAACGCGATGATGAACGTCATCGTGACCGAGGGCCTGGTGGACGAGGAATTCATCGCCAGCCGCACCATCGGCTACGAAGAGCTGCGCAAGAACGTGGAAGGCTACACGCCCGAGCTGATGGCGCCGATTTGCGGCATCGACGCCGACACGCTGCGCTATGTCGCACGGCTCTACGCCACCTCGAAGGCCTCGATGATCCTGTGGGGCATGGGCGTGTCGCAGCACGTGCACGGCACCGACAACGCGCGCTGCCTGATCGCCCTGTCGCTGATGACCGGCCAGATCGGCCGGCCCGGCACCGGGCTGCATCCGCTGCGCGGCCAGAACAACGTGCAGGGCGCCTCCGACGCGGGCCTGATCCCGATGATGTTCCCCGACTACCAGCATGTGTCCGACCCGAAGGTGCGCGCCACCTTCGAAAAGGCCTGGGACGTGCCGGCCGGTACGCTGGATGACCAACCCGGCCTCACGGTGGTGGAGGTGATGCACGCCATCAAGAAGGGCGGCATCCGCGGCATGTACGTCCAGGGCGAAAACCCGGCAATGTCCGACCCGGACGCCAACCATGCGCGCGAGGCGCTGGCGGCGCTCGACCACCTGGTGGTGCAGGACATCTTCCTGACCGAGACCGCGTATCTCGCCGACGTGATCCTGCCGGCCAGCGCCTTCCCGGAAAAGGACGGCAGCTTCACCAACACCGACCGGCTGGTGCAGATGGGCCGCAAGGCCATCAACCCGCCGGGCGATGCGCGCCAGGACCTGTGGATCATCCAGGAAATCGCCAAGAGGATGGGCCTGGACTGGCACTACAACCACGTGAGCGAAGTGTTCGACGAGATGCGGCACACCATGCCCAGCATCGGCGGCATCACCTGGGACCGGCTGGACCGCGAGCATTCCGTCACCTATCCTTGCATGAAGGAGGGCGACCCGGGCGAGTCGGTGGTGTTTGTGGAAGACTTCCCGCGTGAAGGCGGCCGGGCGCGCTTCGTGCCCGCCGACATCATCCCGGCGGCCGAACGCCCGGATACCGAATACCCGATGGTGCTGATCACCGGCCGCCAGCTCGAGCACTGGCACACCGGCAGCATGACGCGGCGCGCCACGGTGCTGGACGCGATCGAGCCCGATCCGGTGGCCCTCGTCCACCCCCTGGACCTCGCTGACCTGGGCGGCAAACCGGGCGATGTCGTGACCATCGCGTCGCGCCGCGGGGAAGTCACGCTGTACGCGCGGGCCGACGAAAGCTCGCCGCGCGGCGCGGTGTTCGTGCCCTTTTGCTACTACGAGGCGGCCATCAACAAGCTGACCAATGCGGCGCTGGACCCGTTCGCCAAGATTCCCGAATTCAAGTACTGCGCCATCAAGGTTTCGCTGGGCGGCACGCCGCCCCTGCAGGCCAGCTATGGGGGTGGCCAGGCCCTGGAAAACGCCATCGCCCTCGCCTCGGCCTGA
- a CDS encoding antibiotic biosynthesis monooxygenase family protein — MVSVIFEVWPDPAHREGYLNWAAELKSELVKMDGFISIERFQSLSEPDKLLSLQFWRDDACLTAWRNLEAHRAAQAAGRSTMFKDYRLRIAEVTRDYGLNEREQAPADSRQAHG; from the coding sequence ATGGTCTCCGTGATTTTCGAAGTCTGGCCCGATCCGGCGCACCGCGAGGGCTACCTGAACTGGGCGGCCGAACTCAAGAGCGAGCTGGTGAAGATGGACGGCTTTATTTCCATCGAACGCTTCCAGAGCTTGAGCGAACCCGACAAGCTGCTGTCCCTTCAGTTCTGGCGGGACGACGCCTGCCTGACGGCCTGGCGCAATCTGGAAGCGCACCGGGCCGCGCAGGCTGCGGGCCGCAGCACCATGTTCAAGGACTATCGGCTGCGCATCGCCGAGGTGACGCGCGACTACGGGCTGAATGAACGTGAGCAGGCGCCGGCCGATTCGCGCCAGGCGCACGGCTGA
- a CDS encoding cytochrome P450, with translation MSDGVLPQPGNPIEAVTHVDPYPYYRQLREQRPLYFDEGLKLWVASSHSVIDEAFHNVALRVRPPAEPVPQALLGTAAGEVFAQLVRMTDGEFHAVHKPAVEQAARRWSLADVTRASEAAARDLFAAGPPQGKHGPLGGQRSVGAKFRCLTVNDLMGVLPVQAMARLLGLPDGLLDDSCRWVRQFVQGIAPGASTQAVALAAGAAEALMDQGRALGLSTVQAANRIAFMQQSLDATAGLMGHTVLMLAQYPDLALLADQSPQAMRGFVAEVERHQAPIQNTRRFAADPVVLAGQSIEAGQGVVLVLASANRDGLLNPRPDQFDPQRGERRSMGFGAGAHACPGAAIAIEMVAACIQWMRATSQFDGCFGALAGFWPLANARIPLFASRKEA, from the coding sequence GTGAGTGACGGCGTTCTTCCACAGCCTGGCAACCCGATCGAGGCGGTCACCCATGTCGACCCGTACCCCTACTACCGGCAGTTGCGGGAACAGCGGCCGCTGTATTTTGATGAAGGCCTGAAGCTCTGGGTGGCCAGCAGCCATTCCGTGATAGATGAGGCCTTTCACAACGTGGCGCTGCGTGTGCGTCCGCCGGCAGAGCCGGTGCCCCAGGCCCTGCTGGGTACAGCAGCGGGCGAGGTTTTTGCCCAGCTGGTACGCATGACGGACGGTGAATTTCACGCAGTCCACAAGCCCGCGGTGGAGCAAGCTGCGCGCCGCTGGAGCCTGGCCGATGTGACGCGGGCCAGCGAAGCGGCTGCAAGGGATCTGTTTGCCGCCGGGCCGCCCCAAGGCAAACATGGCCCCCTTGGGGGGCAGCGTAGCGTGGGGGCCAAATTTCGGTGTCTGACCGTCAACGACCTCATGGGTGTGCTGCCGGTGCAGGCTATGGCGCGCCTGCTGGGCCTGCCTGACGGCTTGCTTGACGACTCCTGCCGTTGGGTCCGGCAGTTCGTGCAGGGCATTGCACCTGGCGCGTCGACGCAGGCCGTGGCGCTGGCGGCTGGCGCAGCCGAGGCCCTGATGGACCAGGGCCGGGCGCTGGGTTTGTCGACTGTGCAGGCGGCCAACCGCATCGCCTTCATGCAGCAGTCGCTCGATGCCACAGCGGGGCTGATGGGGCATACCGTGCTGATGCTCGCGCAATACCCCGACCTTGCGCTCCTGGCTGATCAGTCGCCGCAAGCCATGCGCGGGTTCGTCGCCGAGGTCGAGCGCCATCAAGCGCCTATCCAGAACACGCGGCGCTTTGCCGCCGATCCCGTGGTGCTGGCGGGCCAGTCGATCGAGGCAGGGCAGGGCGTGGTGCTCGTGCTGGCCAGCGCCAACCGCGACGGGCTACTGAATCCCAGGCCCGACCAGTTCGATCCGCAGCGCGGCGAACGCCGCAGCATGGGCTTCGGTGCAGGCGCTCATGCCTGCCCCGGCGCCGCAATCGCCATCGAAATGGTAGCTGCTTGTATCCAATGGATGCGGGCTACAAGCCAATTTGATGGTTGTTTTGGAGCTCTGGCGGGTTTCTGGCCGCTGGCCAACGCCCGCATACCCTTATTTGCAAGCAGAAAGGAAGCATGA